Part of the Ictalurus furcatus strain D&B chromosome 10, Billie_1.0, whole genome shotgun sequence genome, AATGGGGAATCCGTCTATTTCTTAGAAGGAATAGTGATacagtgccctgcgatggcctggcaccctgtccagggtgtaccccaccttgtgcccgatgctccctgggataggctccaggttccccgtgaccctgaaaaggagtaagcggttgaagattgatggatggatgaatagtgaCACAGTATGAAGCACAGAAGGGTTTAATTAGgaaggtttttatttcattttattttcctttcatggGAAATTCTTTAGAATGGAGGGCtgcatttttcttattaactttgggggagagaaaaaatagaGGGTGGTGCATGAATGACTgtctatagctgctataatgtaagggataacaggaactaacttgtctcacaggtgttctgtaacattaaacatgactataaactgagaaaaagtatgatgtgtcattctttaataaaataagaaattctTCTGCACACTCtggtatgaaaataatcaacttcagggtggtgacagatttattaaacattattaacttTGGATTTAACTTAATATGTAAAACTAAATACAGTTCccatcatttctctctctctctctctctctctctctctctctgtgtgtgtgtgtgtgtgtgtgtgtgtgtgcgtgcatgcgtgagTACAGTGGAGCGAGTGAAGCGTGTTGGTGAGAGCGTGCGTGGAAGACTGAggtttttttcactttctttctcttattttcCGCTTcgacagtatctcacaaaagtgagtacacccctcacatttttgtaaatatttgattatatcttttcatgtgacaacactaaagaaatgacactttgctacaatgtaaagtagtgagtgtacagcttgtgtaacagtgtaaatttgctgtcccctcaaaataactcaacacacagccattaatgtctaaaccactggcaacaaaagtgattacacccctaagtgaaaatgtccaaattgggcccaattagccatttttcctccccggtatcatgtgacttgttagtgttacaaggtctcaggtgtgaatggggagcaggtgtgttaaatttggtgtcatcgctctcacactccctcatactggtcactggaagttcaacatggcacctcatggcaaagaactctctgaggatctgaaaaaagaattgttgctctacataaagatggcctaggctataagaagattacTACTACGAGAAATACGCTCATAGCAACACTgatgaaatacacatacagtacaaaaaaaaccacacacacaaatagagaatgtgtttagcattttttttttttttacatctgcaCACAATTATTAGTTTAGCAGcttttttagaataaaaaaagtcatgtataagtctatataatgagtctttattggtcacatatacagtagagtacagtgagattgttttcttcacatactccCACATGTCAGgaggctggggtcagagtgcagggtcatgatatggcaccccaggagcagagagggataaggaccttgctcaatgggtagcttgacagtgctggggattgaacccccaacctacTGATCAGTAAGCAAGAGcattaaccgctaagccaccactgccccagtgtATGGGAGTGAGAGGGGTATGGGGTGAGAgatgtgatagagagagagagagagagagagtgagagtgagtgagtgagagtgtgtgtgtgtgtgtgttttcatagcATCTACTACTTCTTACCCCACTGTTTTCTAACTACTACAAATATAGACTTCTGAACACCGCCAATAAAAGCttaataacagaatactgcaatttttgggaaattgccgttcccgagtttggccacacgagggcagtcatgTCCCATCCGGCACAACACACAACGCCGCCtaaaacagaaggtaggttgtaggtattgtactactactactgattcTAGTAATGACCTCAATCGAAGTAATTAAATACGTAATGAAAGGTGTTGTCTATATAGCTGACCTCATTTTCCTTCACAGTGAGTTAAAGGCGCACAACTATCAGAATCCCAGTTCATAATTGTGTTTGATTGGCCAAGTAGAATAAAGTGTCCGACTCTTTTTGAGCTTATTGGACATTACACATTGCTGTAACTATCTCATTGGCACTACTTAATTGCTCATAGTTTATTTGACGAATGCAACTGCTGCGACATATTTTGCCAATCTTAAACTCAGCTGTCATTCTGGAGGTGCAGTTTTGGTTGATGCATGACATTTAGGTTCAAACACAGTGCGTATTGGAAAAGAGAAGGCCAGTGATTAGACAGTGTGAAGGCTGACTTTGTATTCctacttgtgtgtgatgtttgttatgTTAGTTTCTCTTGCACAACTGTCAAAGTGCATATGCTTTCCTTGTGAGTGACACTTTTTAAGAATGAGATGAGGGTTTGAGACAATGTAGCTAATTTCGACCTTCGAGAGTCCATTATATCGTGCATTTGCGAGAGCTGATAAAGCAAGGCCTGAGAGTTGTGTTTGCATTCCTTTCTGTGGTGCTTGTAAGTTAGTGAAGTACTTGTGTGGTAGAATGTGGACTGGCTtcaaagtgaacacagacattGGTGCTGATCCGCTGAATGCTGGGCCTACTAATAAAGGCTTGTGCTGCTATGTGCGACCTGTAGTTGCAGTGGACGTAGGACTGTAGTATATACGGGCCTTGAGTCCAAGGACGTGCTCAAAAGGAACGTCTTGTGTTTGAAACAGTAATGTCAATGttgtacaaacacagacagctttTTCTAACCTCCTTACGCTGATGAGTGTTTTGGCTGTATGCTTTACTATGCATGTTTTACCCAAAGTTCCTGACTATTGtgttgtactactactactactactactactactactaatttgaaccaaaacattagtactgaaaatactaataatgttttgtatctgtgtgtgtttttagagagagagagagaatggggaagaagaagacgtTAGCAGGTGAAAAGCAGTGCCTAGTGATTGTTTTCGAAAAAGAGAGCTATTGTGTGACCGTTGGTGTAAGGCCCGCCTCCTCGCCTGTTCTCAACTAGGTCCTGTCGAGTGTGGATAAATAGGTGGGCGCTGCGCGAGAACTTTCATTGAGTGGCTTGACTTCGAGAGCAGCATCATGTCTGGCAGAGGCAAGGGTGGTAATTAATACTCTCTTTTTGCAAGTGGTACCCTCGTTAGTAATTTGAAACTAAAGACTTTAacgacaacaacatcaacaacaaaaacacctttAACGAGGTGATAATTATCGCCACCCGGGGTTCGGTATGTCACCCCGTGTGGCCTCCTCGCCGTCGGCGGGGAGGCACTGGGTCAGACTACGTTACAGTGGAGAAGGAGAAGCGCCAGACAGGTCTGAAGTCGGAGTAAACCTTTTAAGTAGTCAATGGATATCGACTACAGATGTATACTCTTTTATTGCAATGCCTAACAGAAAAGagtatgaaatatgttttaccAAAGAACAGGcacttcaaacattttctcaaatttttaataataatacaggaagtgaattcTGGAAAAACTGGGAGATGACTACATCAGCTCCCCAAGACATAAAGAGCATTGTAGTAAAGTTTTGGACTGGGAGAATCGCTGACTCGGATGTAGAACAATACCTCTTAAGGTTTGGTGAGATACTGAACCCTGTTGACAAGCCGCTGGACCAGTTCGGGATATGGTATGGAGTCaggagatataaaataaaacttaagaAAAACCCCGACGGAAGTATATTCCAGATACCAAATTCCATTTCCATGGGACCATACAATGGAACGATTACATATCCCGGCCAAACAAAACGATGTTTTATATGTAACGATTCCGACCATCAGGCTAAGGACTGTGAGAAAACAAAGTGCTGGAAATGCGGAAGCTTTGGCCACAAAGGAAAGAGTTGTAGAAATACACAAGtatgtaatttatgtaatgaaaccgggcatatatattttcaatgcccaAATTCTTACAGCTATAAACTAAGAATGCCGAAAAATCAAAAAGACATTGACCAGAATGTAACACAAAGCGCACAtaacacagaaaccaaaacaaacgatAAAGCGGATAACAACtgggaagaaaataaactacacacaagTGAGGATGACTCGACATCTGGGAGTGACTCAAGCAGCACCGATACCAGCGACAGCGAAGACGGCGAGGACTCTGAGAGCAGCGCCGAATCTCTGACCCCGGAAGGGAGACGGAAGACACCGGAAGTACCTGCTGGAAGCAGCGGAGCATCTCCGCCCAGTCTTTCGTCTGTGGAGAAACGGCAAGCATCGGAGTTTCCTGCGCTATCAGCTGTAGAAGTCGGCGAGACTCGGATCGGCTCAACCCCTGAAGGAGGTCTACAAGCCCCAGAGGAGCCTACGTGCTCAGAGGGAGAGACCGGAGCGACCCAGATCATTTCTACACCTGCAGGAAGTCTACAGGGCCGAGAGGAGTCATCGCATCCAGCTGGTGAAAGTGGAACAACCCAGACAATCGCCGACAACACAGGTGACACTGCGGACACTCCCACGCTGGCGAAAGGTAAAAACACTTTAGACTATCCATATAAACGCCAAAGGCGAAAGAGGAATTCTCCTGGAAATGTTGACAATGCAAAAAAGGTTAAGGAATGACGTATATTGCCtacttttcttcccttttttttttcttttttttttgacacaatgtctttgattttaacttcaattcctatattacttaaaaagaaatgtgatatATGTCTGCAGGAATTGAGGTTAAATGATGTGGATAATGTTGAGAAAATGTGGACTAATGGACATACAATAATATCTATCGGAGAAGATCCTTATCTtaatttttatggttttttcaaatttaactgTTGCCACATGTAATGTTAGAGGGATTCAGGCAAAAATTAATCAagtgaaaaagttaaatatattgaGTGGAGaacatgttgatattttatgtatacaagAGACCAGATTAAGCAGTTTTGCAGACGTACAGAACGCCCAAAGTTTATGGATCAAAGGTCCTTCAATCTTTTCAATAGGTGAAAGTAAAGCTGATGGTATTGCGAccttattttataacaataaatttaaaataattaagagcCGTGAAATAATTCCTGGTCGATTAATGTttatagatgtgttttattgcacaaaaaaaattagagtaataaatgtatacacagcACAGGATACTGTTGGTAAAAtccggctttttaaaaaacttaaaatgCTCCTGTGTGTCGGTTTCTATACCATTGTATGCGGTGATTTTAATACAATCacagatgataatgataaaatttcttccaaaatatgtaaaattaggAGAGAAGGTGGTGTCCTTAAATCTataatgaatgaacagcatttcaccGACATATTTAGGACATTATATCCAGAGAAAGTGGACTTCACAAGGTttgataaaacatgtaaaactagaattgacaggatatatattaataataattttgaggcAAAATTTTATACAACAAAACTCTTGGTTGAGTCGGACCACTTGACAGTTATATGTggcattagatttaaaaatgaagaaagaagaaactattggaaattaaacacacaaattttgaaaagtcctttattgattatacaattaaaagaagaaattaatagGATTAAAACTTTAGATATCCTCACTACCAATTTTTGTGATTTGTGGGAAGTTTTTAAGATCCAGATTAAAAAAtttcttaaatacaaatgtctatgttttaataaagaaaaaaatgagaagtacaatacaattatgacacaatatataaacctaaaactaaaaaatacaagagatgaaagtgaggaaaacaacttaaaggatttgaaaaaagagatagaaactttaaataatgagtttttactGAACATTCAAGTCCGAGCAGGAATAATTTCCGATGAACttctaaatcaaacaaaagcaatttcactatttaataaaaggaaagaagccCAATATATCGAAGCCATTAAAACAGATAATGGAACTATAGCGAAAAATCCTAAagatgtcagagatgctgttcgGATCCTTTGTTCAAACATGTATAACTCAATTGAAATAGATGCTAAACTtctaaaaacctttttgaatgtaaaaaatagtgTTGACCCGCCTTCCAAGAGCTTaggtgaggaaataaaagaggctgaggttgttgatgccattaaacaattaaatttaaaaaagtctccAGGGAAAGATGGTCTCCCGTCTGATTTTTATCATGCATGCGCCATAGATTTGGCTAAATTATTAACGCAAGCCTTCAATGATGGGATCGCTAGAGGTTACATGCATGACTCGTTCTATGAAGGCGTTTTATCCTTGTTGTATAAAAAGGGTGAAATGTGTGATATCAACAACTGGAGACATCTCACCCTAATGAATGTCGATTATAAGATTTTTGCAAAGATCATTATGAACAGGATGAGTGACTATTTGGACGTAATAATAGCTAAACAACAAACATGTGCAATAAAGGGAAGATTTATGTGGGACAACTTGAACACATTAAGAGAACTAGTTTTTGATAAAAATGGTGACAGTTTTTACATTGTGGCTTTGGaccaaagaaaagcatttgacTATATCTCAAGAGACTatttgtgggagattttaaaactgtatcaattccctgaaaatttcataaacatgattaaatgccTTTATGTTAAATCGACGGTTGAAGTAAATGTTAACGGTTCTTTGACTGAACCATTTGAAGTTATGCGGGGTGTAAAGCAAGGGTGCCCTCTGAGTGCAGccctatatattttatctataaacccacttgtacaaaaaatccaagatgatcATAGACTTAAGGGTCTTCAAATAGGAAAGAACAGAGTCGTGATCTCtgcttatgctgatgacataactgtatttgtgaaatctaaacaagaactagacatcatctttgaatattttagcgAGTATGAGCAAGTCTCTGGAGCCTccttaaataaagctaaaacggaatgtgtctggattggaaatgaaaaaaacaaatttcccaTAGATGTCCCAGAAGTTCAGCAATTAAAGGttttaggtatatatatagataataatgGCTGTGTCGACCATAACtggtcaaaaaaagaagaaataatacaagatgAAATTGATAAATGGAAATCGTGTAATCTAAGttataaaactagaataaatattattaaaacttttctattatcaaaaatactgtttttatcatGCATCTTACCTCCGACAGAAGTTTGGATAAaaagacttcataaaatatgctgtaatttcatATGGGATACGACTCGTGAGGTTACAAAACGTGAGCTCCTTTTTAAGAGAAGGGAACTGGGAGGCCTTGGGGCTGTCGATATATCCgtaaaaactaaaatagcaGTGTGTAAAATCATCGCGAGTGGTATTGCCAGGCAAACTGAATGGATAGGGAACATCTCTAACTGGAAATCTAAAAAAGGTCCATCAAGGAAAGGAATTCCGTATTATAAACTGATGTTTTCCGACTTCACTAACAAATTTAAAGATCTAAACATCGATTGGGTGAAAGACTCaagcaaagaaatatatcttttaattgttgatcgagtttatagtaaccctgtggctttcagaaatttggaggaagaccaaaacaaagaatgtctccaaaatttacagaataaaatcctATCGGAACACCTGAGAGATACAACTTGGTTAGTCGCTGTAAGAAGGCTCCCAGTAAGAGCGGTTGTAAAATGGAGCTGTTTTGTAAAAACCGGTAAATGCCCGATGCCTAATTGTAATGAAGAGGAAACACTCGAACATTTCCTGTTAGAGTGTTATCGCTCTAAAGAAACATGggctaaattaaaaatcattggtctcaatatagaaataaatatgaactcaattttctatggcatttttaaagaaaattgtagCAAGACCAAGCATGACTTCATTTGGTTCATAATATGTTTGACTAAATCTAAActctggaaaacaaggtgtagaatgactataaatcaaacgtttatatccagtgatgttgtattcaaggacattcaaaaagagctaagaagactaaaaagcagcacatcttggTTTAAAGACTCTTCAGTGTGGGACAATATTTGCGTGTAATTGTACTTTGACTAtgtaagtttgttttgttttttgttttttgttttttttctccctttctttctgaatATGACTTGTGTAAGattgtgaattttgcataatttcaataaaactcattaaaaaaaaaaaaagcaagggtgGTAAAGGACTCGGCAAAGGAGGCGCTAAGCGTCACCGCAAGGTGCTTCGCGATAACATCCAGGGGATCACCAAGCCGGCTATTCGCCGTCTGGCTCGCCGTGGTGGTGTAAAGCGTATTTCTGGTCTGATTTATGAAGAGACTCGCGGTGTGCTAAAAGTGTTTCTGGAGAACGTGATCCGCGACGCCGTCACTTACACCGAGCATGCCAAGAGAAAGACCGTGACCGCCATGGATGTGGTGTACGCCCTGAAACGCCAGGGACGCACTCTGTACGGCTTCGGCGGTTAAACGCTCTAACACCGAACGACGCGAATAcaacggctcttttaagagccacccacGTATCTAGAAAAAGAGCTGTTccgtgtggaaaaaaaaggctttttctttCATGAAGCATAAGGCATCAAACGCTGTACCGAAGTAGCATAAGTGGTAGgtctatttgtattttttgtaataaactatatatatgcacagtattaaatattatgAACTGCTTGATTAAAACGATTTAGAAGATGATTTTAGTAGAAACTtctatatttctttctctctctcatacacacgcatccatgcatatataatataaaacgaTTTTTTCTCAAGCCAATTGTTTTTTCATAGTGCACGTTGTCCTGAAAGTACAAGGGCGGGAAGGGAAACAAAGCGTAgcggaggacgaggaggagggaggaagcAGAGTGCAGTAGGAGGTGCCATGCAGGGGGAGGTATCGAATTTTGGCCAATCAAAAAAAGGTGTCTTGTCTGGGCGTCGTTAGCATGTGGGTCTGTAAATAGAGCGGGCGCGAGGCGGGCGCTAGTCATTTTCTGTTCGTTCATTCGAGAAGCAGAAGCATGCCCGATCCAGCCAAGACCGCGCCCAAGAAGGGATCAAAGAAAGCCGTGACCAAGACGGCCGGCAAAGGAGGCAAGAAGCGCAGAAAGTCCAGGAAGGAAAGCTACGCCATTTACGTGTACAAGGTCCTGAAGCAGGTGCACCCTGACACCGGCATCTCATCCAAGGCCATGGGCATCATGAACTCCTTCGTGAATGATATTTTTGAGCGCATTGCCGGTGAGTCTTCTCGTCTGGCTCACTACAACAAGCGCTCCACTATCACCTCCAGGGAGATCCAGACCGCCGTGCGCCTGTTGCTTCCCGGCGAGCTGGCCAAGCACGCCGTGTCCGAGGGTACAAAGGCCGTCACCAAGTATACCAGCTCCAAGTAAAGCGCGTTACCGCCGTCTTCATCAACCcaacggctcttttaagagccacccactTTTCATACAAAGAGTAATTTTctctctttcgctttctctctcgctgtgtgtgaGGGGGAGGGGGATTTCTGAAGCGCTGCACTCCCGCGGATGTTCAGGCTTTTGGGTGATTCTAGCAGTCTGTTAAATGCAGAGATGAGTAAATCTAAACAGGGTTGTAGCACGGTTTCGGGGGTTGTATAATCTGAGCAATGCATAATGGGACTTTAGCAGCACAAAGTTATTCGTATGATTGTACCAACAGGAAGTAGTTGAAAATGGTTTTCtagtagcacataatcattctaaatcaggggtgcccaaactttttcctGTGAAGGGCCAAAAATCAAACTTGATTGAGGGCTGTGGGCCAAAACTAAATGTTGCATTATAccaaactgtattatattaaaattaaagttgccatggttctcatttatcatttcataatatttacaaataaattaatagaaaATGTTAGTCTGTATCTGCTTCactaatgcagttttattttcagagtTCTATAGTTCAATGAAACTTATAGTATAATTAAAACATAGAACCAATCCCATTTATAATATATGTTCAATACCTAATACAACTATTCAAGCTATAAGCAATACAGCCACATGCCTGCAATATCAGTGACCTCtaatgagacacatgaagctggTCCTTATTTTTCAAACGTTTTTCCAAATTGGGATGCAGTGGACTTACTGTCAAAGTCAGGATATTATGGTGGTGAGAGTCAGTTAGTTTGCATCTCAGTTTACACTTGTTTAAGTTCATCAGACTGAAAGTCTGTTCACAGTGGTAGGTACTGCCAAACAGAGACAGCATCACTTGTGCCTGTTTGCACATCTGTACCTGTTTGCTGGGACACATTTGTAGAAGTCTGTCAAGGGAAGGGACCTGAACTTATGTTTGAGTTCTGAATCACACTGAAGCTCAATTGGTTCCATCTGtagatcatcactgactgtgtccACACTGATGGTGAAGGGTTGAACAAACCACTCAAAGTCAGAAGCATTGTGTCTGAAGTCCTCAAAGCGACTGTCAAACTCCTGGAAAAGGTTGCTGAGAAGAGCATCATACTCAGGTACCTTCTCTTTCATCATGCCTGCCTCTCTAAAACAGGGAAAATGGGCTACATTTCCTGGATgtggagatgagagagaggaacagtgtgagatggggagtgaaagaagagagagggaggcaaatagaataaataactgacaaaACAAGGAAATTAAATCATGATAATTTAAGAGAACTTTGACACAAAATttatcaattcaatttcaattcaattcaattttatttgtatagcgctttttacaatagacattgtctcaaagcagctttacagaaatatcaacatggtatacagatactaaaggtgcgaatttatcccaactgagcaagccactgagtggcgacggtggcaaggaaaaactccctaagatgttttaagaggaagaaaccttgagaggaacccgactcagaagggaacccatcctcatctgggtaacaacagatagtgtgaaaaagttcattatggatttatatgaagtctgtatggccttaggagcagccatagtcccagcagtctggaattagagaagatttgagctccatccagaggcagaaaggatctggatctctagta contains:
- the LOC128614077 gene encoding histone H2B-like, with product MPDPAKTAPKKGSKKAVTKTAGKGGKKRRKSRKESYAIYVYKVLKQVHPDTGISSKAMGIMNSFVNDIFERIAGESSRLAHYNKRSTITSREIQTAVRLLLPGELAKHAVSEGTKAVTKYTSSK